A window of the Procambarus clarkii isolate CNS0578487 chromosome 77, FALCON_Pclarkii_2.0, whole genome shotgun sequence genome harbors these coding sequences:
- the LOC123747135 gene encoding probable zinc transporter protein DDB_G0283629 yields MPLYFRPQFLVTNYPNAVVNDRNDHGRNDHGRNHHGRNHHGRNDHGRNDHERNHHGRNHHERNHHGRNDHGRNHHERNHHGRNHHERNHHERNDHGRNHHERNDHGRNDHGRNHHGRNHHGRNDHGRNDHGRNHHGRNDHGRNHHERNHHGRNHHGRNDHGLNNATYYTL; encoded by the coding sequence ATGCCATTATATTTCCGCCCACAATTTCTAGTTACTAATTACCCCAATGCGGTTGTTAACGACCGTAACGACCACGGACGTAACGACCACGGACGTAACCACCACGGACGTAACCACCACGGACGTAACGACCACGGACGTAACGACCACGAACGTAACCACCACGGACGTAACCACCACGAACGTAACCACCACGGACGTAACGACCACGGACGTAACCACCACGAACGTAACCACCACGGACGTAACCACCACGAACGTAACCACCACGAACGTAACGACCACGGACGTAACCACCACGAACGTAACGACCACGGCCGTAACGACCACGGACGTAACCACCACGGACGTAACCACCACGGACGTAACGACCACGGACGTAACGACCACGGACGTAACCACCACGGACGTAACGACCACGGACGTAACCACCACGAACGTAACCACCACGGACGTAACCACCACGGACGTAACGACCACGGACTCAATAATGCCACATACTATACATTATAA